The following are encoded together in the Bradymonas sediminis genome:
- a CDS encoding TIGR00266 family protein yields MKYEILSNPNFAIAKILFEQIGEQLVVEASAMVAKSTDLQMKTGMRGGLMGAAKRKLLGGESLFQNTFTATTAGETLWVAPPGEGDMISFDMDGSEPVFMSSDNFVASGPNVELDTKWQGGKGFFSGTSVFMLRADGIGPLFVGSYGGIHAIQVGPEGYIVDNNHIVAFTGGLDYQIRTVGGLKSFFGGGEGYVCEFRGQGTLWVSTRSADALAKFVHPFRQTKSN; encoded by the coding sequence ATGAAGTATGAAATTCTTTCGAATCCGAACTTCGCCATTGCCAAGATTCTATTTGAGCAGATCGGCGAGCAGCTCGTGGTCGAGGCCAGCGCGATGGTGGCCAAGTCGACCGACCTGCAGATGAAGACCGGGATGCGCGGCGGCCTGATGGGCGCGGCCAAGCGCAAGCTATTGGGCGGTGAGTCGCTATTCCAGAACACCTTTACGGCCACCACCGCCGGCGAGACCCTCTGGGTCGCCCCGCCGGGCGAAGGGGATATGATATCATTTGATATGGACGGCTCAGAGCCGGTCTTTATGTCCTCGGATAACTTCGTGGCCTCCGGCCCGAATGTCGAGCTCGACACCAAATGGCAGGGCGGCAAGGGCTTCTTTAGCGGCACCAGCGTCTTTATGCTGCGCGCCGACGGCATCGGCCCGCTCTTTGTGGGAAGTTACGGCGGCATTCACGCCATTCAGGTTGGCCCCGAAGGCTATATCGTCGACAATAACCATATCGTCGCCTTCACCGGCGGGCTCGATTATCAAATCCGCACGGTCGGCGGTCTCAAGAGCTTTTTTGGCGGGGGAGAGGGCTATGTGTGCGAGTTTCGCGGCCAGGGCACCCTCTGGGTGTCGACGCGAAGCGCCGACGCGCTGGCGAAATTCGTGCATCCGTTCCGCCAAACCAAGAGCAACTAG
- a CDS encoding ABC-F family ATP-binding cassette domain-containing protein, with product MNLLNVQNLSMSFGDHIIFDDVDFAIDEGEKVALMGPNGVGKTTLFRILIGKYQADAGTIAMQNDIRIGYLSQQTDLADDATPRDMVAQAVSEVRRLIDDYEKISASMADFDPSTQADVLDDAIMEQDRLRRRIEASGGWDWQRRVDEVLGRLGLAEYIDTPVKQLSGGQRRRVALAHTLIEVPDLLLMDEPTNHLDPDAVDWLESWLRQFPGGVLLITHDRYFLEQIADRIIEATPHGLYSHPGTYKEFITRKLKRIEVERTTKARQAKSLDDEHEWLQRGVKARARTSKSRLDEVERALSARRDTIEQHIDIPIANGPSMGPHLLSARGLYKGFVPQPADRDISPALLQHMPKQTLIEDVSISVVPGDKIGIVGPNGCGKSTLLKILTGQMRFDAGTIEVDEQTVIGYLDQSDAMEDAEMQVYEAFGESDYVWIGDTKFHKRDYLGRYLFDKPLLKSQVKTLSGGQRRRLRIAQVIAQNANLLVLDEPTNDLDIESLRALEEALTEYKGCLLVVSHDRYFLNTVCNSICAFEDRKLVRYWGNYDTYRAQRDTVAGVDPNVLQKPRASKNTSSKKSSKKASSSRPSSAPDEGPKKLSWKEQRRLEALEVEIEACEADIAKVEARLADPQLYAKDADKVAPLNRQHHELNARLEELFEEWQELEARRDVK from the coding sequence ATGAATTTATTGAATGTCCAAAACCTCTCGATGAGTTTCGGCGATCATATCATTTTTGACGACGTCGATTTTGCCATCGACGAAGGCGAAAAAGTCGCGCTGATGGGACCCAATGGCGTCGGCAAGACCACGCTGTTTCGCATCCTCATCGGCAAATACCAGGCCGACGCCGGCACCATCGCGATGCAAAACGACATCCGCATCGGCTACCTCAGCCAGCAGACCGACCTGGCCGACGACGCCACCCCGCGCGATATGGTCGCCCAGGCGGTCAGCGAGGTACGCCGGCTCATCGATGACTACGAGAAGATCTCGGCCTCGATGGCCGACTTCGACCCGAGCACCCAGGCCGATGTGCTCGACGACGCGATTATGGAGCAAGACCGGCTGCGCCGGCGCATCGAGGCATCGGGCGGCTGGGACTGGCAGCGCCGCGTCGACGAGGTCTTGGGGCGCCTGGGGCTGGCCGAATATATCGACACCCCGGTCAAGCAGCTCTCGGGCGGCCAGCGCCGCCGCGTCGCGCTGGCCCACACCCTCATCGAGGTCCCCGACCTGTTGCTGATGGACGAGCCCACCAACCACCTGGACCCCGACGCGGTCGATTGGCTCGAGAGTTGGCTGCGCCAATTCCCCGGCGGCGTCTTGCTGATCACCCACGACCGCTACTTTTTGGAGCAGATCGCCGACCGCATCATCGAAGCCACGCCCCACGGCCTCTATAGCCACCCGGGCACCTACAAAGAATTTATCACCCGCAAGCTCAAGCGCATCGAGGTCGAGCGCACCACCAAAGCACGCCAGGCGAAGTCGCTCGACGACGAGCACGAGTGGCTGCAGCGCGGCGTTAAGGCGCGCGCGCGAACCTCCAAATCCCGGCTCGACGAAGTTGAGCGCGCCTTGAGCGCGCGCCGCGACACCATCGAGCAACATATCGATATCCCGATCGCCAACGGCCCCTCCATGGGCCCGCACCTGCTGTCGGCCCGCGGCCTGTATAAGGGATTTGTCCCCCAGCCTGCCGACCGCGACATCAGCCCCGCCCTGCTGCAACATATGCCCAAGCAAACGCTGATCGAAGACGTCAGCATCTCGGTGGTCCCGGGCGACAAGATCGGCATCGTCGGCCCCAACGGCTGCGGCAAATCGACGCTCTTAAAAATCCTGACCGGCCAGATGCGCTTTGACGCCGGCACCATCGAGGTCGACGAGCAAACCGTCATCGGCTACCTGGACCAATCCGACGCCATGGAAGACGCCGAGATGCAGGTCTACGAGGCCTTCGGCGAGAGCGATTATGTGTGGATTGGGGACACGAAATTCCATAAACGCGACTATTTAGGGCGCTATCTCTTCGACAAACCCCTGCTCAAATCCCAGGTCAAGACGCTCTCTGGCGGCCAGCGCCGCCGGCTGCGCATCGCCCAGGTTATCGCCCAAAACGCCAACCTCCTGGTGCTCGACGAGCCCACCAACGACCTCGATATCGAGTCGCTTCGCGCCCTCGAAGAAGCCCTCACCGAGTATAAGGGCTGCCTGCTCGTGGTCAGCCACGACCGCTATTTCCTCAACACCGTCTGCAATAGCATCTGCGCGTTCGAGGACCGAAAACTCGTGCGCTATTGGGGCAATTACGACACCTACCGCGCCCAGCGCGACACCGTCGCCGGCGTCGACCCCAACGTGCTGCAAAAGCCCAGGGCGTCGAAGAATACCTCCAGCAAGAAGAGCTCAAAGAAGGCGTCGTCGTCGCGCCCAAGCAGCGCGCCCGACGAAGGCCCCAAAAAACTCAGCTGGAAAGAACAGCGCCGCCTGGAGGCGCTCGAAGTTGAGATCGAGGCCTGCGAGGCGGATATCGCGAAGGTCGAGGCCCGGCTGGCCGACCCGCAGCTTTACGCCAAGGACGCCGACAAGGTGGCGCCGCTGAATCGCCAGCACCACGAGCTCAACGCGCGCCTGGAAGAGTTATTTGAGGAGTGGCAGGAGTTGGAGGCGCGCCGGGATGTGAAATAA